The nucleotide window TAAGTTTGGatggaaggaaagaaaataaagaaaaaaaatagagtagcaatatattttattttatttgattgaagaaaaaaaaaagaaatagaagagaaaatattttgtagagacaaaaatttaaacttttttttttttcaattcaaatttgaaaattttcttttctttttcattttatttccttcagGGAGGTTAAGTCTTCACCcttaaggaagaagaagatcgaGCAGGTTACCTCACAATTGtgtaaaattattaatcatgCTGCATAGGATAAACCGTACCAATTAAAAAGCTTTTATAATTCTTCTGCTTTGCTTTTTGGCGAAGGTCCAAAAGCCAAAAAGCTATCGTTATGTGAAATATTTTATCAGCTAGTGGCATGTCCCGCCACTAGCACAGGCGACATGCTTGTCTCGCTGAAGGAGCTGGCGAGATCACCACGTCAGCAGGTGTCTCGCCCGTGCCACTGGCGACACACTCCACACTCGCCATTGCAGATGGCGGAATAGCCATCCCGCCATTGCCACTTGCAGGATCCATTGAAAAAACAAACCTCCAATGTTAAAATTTTGCAAACAGACTCATATtggtaaatagtttttaaaactaaccCCCTACAGTAAATTTGCCCTTTCtcgcaccaaaaaaaaaatattgatattaaaTATGTATAGGATATGAATACATTGAGATGGTTGGTGTTACAAAAGTGACAACTTAgagaaaatagtttatatatgcATTATTAGACACTCTAAGTTATTTagtcacaaattttttttacgaaaatatattgatttttcttttgattatcttaaaagttatattcatcataatttttgtattattttttagtataattttttttgctacagataatttattattatttgattgtgttaaattttttacattaaaaatatatataaataaatagtgaTTTGCTTTGAtaattttcactaatttttaACATTAACTTCTATTATGtagattaacaaaaaaaattattattttattataaaataatttaaaaaaacacttgacACTACACTTGCGTTTGTCCCAATAATAATAGAAGTGGAAGTGAATGTGACAGACACGAACTTGCATGaatattgaatagaaaataatatctTCAATAGGTCAAGATATTACGTGGAAATTCAACAAGTTTATATATCTTTGAACATACTCAAACTCCATTAATATAAAGGAATAAGCTGGCCACTATACCCACGCATAAAATAATCCCCTTATTACTTttgttctttaaattaaaataaaaaatcctctGACAGAGGCATCAATGCTTAGGATCGGTCCTACTAAATTTGGCTGCTCTCGATGACGAAACTTCTTGTGAAGTTCTACAAGGCCCCTTAAGATTTTGCTTTATCAAACCTTTTAAATAGCCTTTGTACGTAACGCATGTATGCATGATGTCACGTTTTCACATATAATATATGGCAAATTATATAGTATAAGGTGCAAACAAAATTGGCTTGATTATTTCCCCACAATGGTATATATGATAGACGGTGTGTTCATTCATTTCTTGTATTCTTCACTAAAACATTCTTAATATCACCATGTCTTTCGACTCCTCAAACCACCCAATTAGTCCTGACTTGTATTGCAGTGAAGTAACTAGCGAAGTGATTCACTTGGATTCCGATGATGAGGCTCTGAAGTTCAATGTTCTATGGGGAGACTCTGATCATGATGATAGTGATGATGAAAGCATTCTATTGAACTTGTTAGAATCCGAACACAACCAAGTGCAAGAACAAACAAAGTTCCTAGGACAACAACTTCGCAAAAAAACATGGCTGATTAATGCTCGAGAAGAGGCCATAAATTGGATCCTAAAGGTGAATATGCATACATTGCATGCTTCTTATGTACAAAgcattcaaagttcaaacatggCTTTACACTGTAACTAGTTTTTGATAGTGATAGTTTTTTCTCATTCTGCAGGTGCATGCATACTACAGTTTTAAACCCGAGACAGCGTATCTTTCCGTAGATTACTTCAATCGTTTCCTCTTGTCACACACCTTTACGGtattatttgaattgaaatagGTTTATTGATGAAACATAAAATGCAATTTTTGGTTTTAACAAAGTGGCATGCTTGTGCAGCAAGATAAAGCATGGCCTCTGCAGCTGCTATCAGTGACTTGTCTTTCACTAGCAGCAAAAATGGAAGAAAGCAAAGTGCCACTTCTTTTGGACCTGCAAGTGATCGAGTCAAGGTTCCTGTTTAAGCCCAAAACAGTTCAGAGGATGGAGCTTTTGGTTATGGCCAGTCTCAAGTGGCGATTGCGCACTATAACCCCTTTTGATTTTGTGCATCTTTTCATTTCCAAGCTTTTGTGCTCTGCTTCCACATGGGGAGATTTAAGTTACATTGTTTCTCTTGTCTCGGATGTTATCATCAGAACATGTCTAGGTATCAATACCGGTCTCTATTCTCTTGCAATATCGTTTTCGTGTTGTTCTTTAATCAGAATTGAAGTTTTACTTAAGGTTCgtattaaaaaacaatataggTTGCAAAGTAAAACTCTAATTCTAATCGAAAAATAACACTACGAGTACCTAAAGAACAGTATATAAGTTTTGTATATAGCTCAATGTTTGCTAAGTGCTAACGTGAATGAACATTTTACTAGTCATGGATTTCTTGGAGTTTTCACCATCCACAATAGCAGCAGCAGCACTGTTATGGGTAACCAATCAATGTGTAGATGACAAGAAATCATATTGCCTCCACAAGAATATAAGCATTGTAAGTGTTAATAAGTGACCATAATGCGatatataaattgataattaagattTAAGGGGTATTTTctaatcacattttttatgtttctattgTTAATCATGAATGTAGGAAATGGTGAAGAAATGTTACAAACTAATGAAGCAGAAACTCATCATTCGCCGATCAGAACTTTATTGGCCAAAGACTTCACAATTATTGCCCCGAAGTCCCACCTGTGTGCTTGATCATGCAGCAGCTATGCAAGAAAGCAGTGATGCTCACAAGCTCTGACTTGAAGCCTTGCCACGTGTGTGTCACTAGCCAAGGATGCTAGaacattgctttcaaatttgtcCATTCCTGATTCATTATGATTTCTTTGATTTGGTGTGAGTGTGATTGTGTGCGCGTCTTCCATAAGGTTCATCATGGAACATTTGATTAGGTGTGCATTTTTCAACAAAGTTCATCATGGACATTTCTGACTGTAAACGAAAGTACTTACTATATTGGAAAATTCCACGACGTTATTGATTTTCCTCtttgaaaagaaatgaaaagttgtaccttttttttgttgtgtgaaCTGTGAAGCCAATTTTTCTCACAAGTAAATAAAATTCCTCCTTTTTGTGATTAGCTCGCTCCAAATTGCATAGTTAGTTAACTCTGATTAAACAATCATAGCAAAGtc belongs to Glycine soja cultivar W05 chromosome 5, ASM419377v2, whole genome shotgun sequence and includes:
- the LOC114412491 gene encoding cyclin-D1-1-like encodes the protein MSFDSSNHPISPDLYCSEVTSEVIHLDSDDEALKFNVLWGDSDHDDSDDESILLNLLESEHNQVQEQTKFLGQQLRKKTWLINAREEAINWILKVHAYYSFKPETAYLSVDYFNRFLLSHTFTQDKAWPLQLLSVTCLSLAAKMEESKVPLLLDLQVIESRFLFKPKTVQRMELLVMASLKWRLRTITPFDFVHLFISKLLCSASTWGDLSYIVSLVSDVIIRTCLVMDFLEFSPSTIAAAALLWVTNQCVDDKKSYCLHKNISIEMVKKCYKLMKQKLIIRRSELYWPKTSQLLPRSPTCVLDHAAAMQESSDAHKL